The following are encoded together in the Fusarium keratoplasticum isolate Fu6.1 chromosome 1, whole genome shotgun sequence genome:
- a CDS encoding Nitrate/nitrite transporter has protein sequence MGFQIAHMWKAPEVNPISRKARSVPVLNPVDIYGRVFFFSWMGFMLAFWAWYTFPPLLTVTIKKDLHLTPAQIANSNIVSLSATFFLRFITGPLCDQFGPRRVFAYLILLGCFPIGLAPLVKNATGLYISRFFIGILGATFVPCQVWCTGFFDKNVVGTANALAGGWGNAGGGITYFIMPAVFDSLVAHQGLTPSKAWRVTFIVPLICLIVCGVGMLLLCPDSPMGDWDDQAQQVRKNMEAHGVSTSGDVTPVGTPDRSGSDEENSPGCEKDVKVGDHEHSITRNEAMEIAQGEIVVKPSLKEALPVLYSPQTFFHVATYACSFGGELAINAVLSAYLKKNFPHLDQTKASNYAAIFGFLNFVNRPLGGVIADILYNKFGRNLWLKKGWITVCGLLTGALLILIGRVNPAESNGGTVGTFVGLIVLMSVFHEAGNGANFALVPHVHPFANGILSGLTGGGGNLGGVIFAIIFRFMNQGKDFAMGFWVIGIIHIALNLAVCWIPPLPKGQVGGH, from the exons ATGGGTTTTCAAATCGCCCATATGTGGAAGGCCCCTGAGGTCAACCCGATCAGCCGGAAAGCTCGAAGTGTGCCAGTACTCAACCCTGTCGACATCTATGGTCGtgttttcttcttctcctggatGGGTTTCATGCTCGCTTTCTGGGCATG GTACACCTTCCCTCCCCTATTGACTGTCACTATCAAGAAAGACCTCCACCTTACGCCTGCTCAAAtcgccaactccaacatcGTCTCGCTATCGGCTACGTTCTTCCTCCGATTCATTACGGGACCACTATGCGATCAGTTTGGACCACGACGAGTTTTTGCTTACTTGATCCTTCTTGGTTGCTTCCCTATCGGCCTTGCACCCCTTGTCAAGAACGCAACTGGCCTCTACATCTCTCGATTCTTTATCGGTATTCTGGGCGCGACCTTTGTGCCTTGCCAGGTTTGGTGCACCGGTTTCTTTGACAAGAACGTTGTCGGCACCGCGAATGCTTTGGCTGGTGGATGGGGAAATGCTGGTGGTGGAAT CACCTATTTCATCATGCCTGCTGTCTTCGACTCTTTGGTTGCTCACCAAGGCCTGACCCCCTCCAAGGCTTGGAGAGTGACGTTCATTGTTCCTCTGATCTGCTTGATTGTCTGCGGTGTGGGCATGCTCCTGCTGTGCCCCGACAGCCCCATGGGAGACTGGGACGACCAGGCCCAGCAGGTCCGCAAGAACATGGAAGCACATGGTGTTTCTACTTCTGGTGATGTTACACCAGTGGGTACACCAGATCGCTCAGGATCGGACGAGGAGAACAGCCCTGGCTGCGAAAAGGACGTCAAGGTTGGTGACCACGAGCATTCGATTACACGCAACGAGGCCATGGAGATTGCGCAGGGCGAGATTGTGGTCAAGCCCAGCCTCAAGGAGGCGCTCCCTGTTCTCTACTCTCCTCAGACCTTCTTCCACGTTGCTACCTACGCTTGCTCCTTCGGCGGCGAGCTTGCCATCAATGCTGTGCTGAGCGCGTACCTGAAGAAGAACTTCCCGCATCTGGACCAGACCAAGGCGAGCAACTACGCTGCCATCTTTGGATTCCTCAACTTTGTCAACCGACCCCTCGGTGGTGTGATTGCCGATATCCTGTACAACAAGTTTGGACGTAACCTTTGGCTCAAGAAGGGATGGATCACGGTTTGTGGTCTGTTGACCGGCGCTctgctcatcctcatcggccGAGTGAACCCGGCCGAGTCCAACGGCGGCACTGTGGGCACCTTTGTCGGCCTCATCGTGCTCATGTCGGTCTTCCACGAGGCGGGCAACGGTGCCAACTTTGCGCTTGTGCCGCACGTCCACCCCTTTGCCAACGGTATCCTGTCAGGACTCacgggcggcggcggcaacctcggcggcgtcatctttgccatcatcttccgcTTCATGAACCAGGGCAAGGACTTTGCGATGGGCTTCTGGGTCATTGGCATCATTCACATTGCGCTCAACCTTGCGGTGTGCTGGATCCCTCCCCTGCCCAAGGGACAGGTTGGCGGTCACTGA
- a CDS encoding GPI-anchored domain-containing protein, producing MQFTISAAAFLAFAAKAFAQTADFDPIFKPEAWQSVAAGQSFQITWDAPAKYAGQLVTISLIGGDSQNTQVPIKDIATGVSNDAEAYNWAVDASLGDKNVYGLVIKLESNPEVFQYSNPFKIAGSDKPASEKPTKAAEPTYEAPVYGDDGTATLTAHYGSKTVSVSQVYSAPGAHTTVVAVEKTLTVPCNTTEPATTFVPVVKTASVPCNGTATATGPAAPPVYTHPSNPPAQSNPVPPVYPSQPAAPPAAGTPTPVPVSGAARFGAPVAVVAGLVMAAFAL from the exons ATGCAGTTCACCatctccgccgccgccttccTGGCTTTCGCTGCCAAGGCTTTCGCCCAGACCGCCGACTTCGACCCCATCTTCAAGCCCGAGGCTTGGCAGTCCGTTGCCGCCGGCCAGAGCTTCCAGATCACCTGGGACGCTCCCGCCAAGTACGCCGGCCAGCTCGTCACCATCTCCCTGATCGGTGGTGACTCCCAGAACACCCAGGTCcccatcaaggacattgcCA CTGGTGTCTCCAACGACGCTGAGGCTTACAACTGGGCTGTCGATGCTTCCCTCGGTGACAAGAACGTCTACGGTCTCGTCATCAAGCTGGAGAGCAACCCCGAGGTCTTCCAGTACTCCAACCCCTTCAAGATTGCTGGCTCCGACAAGCCCGCTTCCGAGAAGCCcaccaaggctgccgagcCCACCTACGAGGCCCCCGTCtacggcgatgatggcaccGCTACCCTCACCGCCCACTACGGCTCCAAGACTGTCTCCGTCTCCCAGGTCTACAGCGCTCCCGGTGCCCACACcaccgtcgtcgccgtcgagaagACCCTGACCGTCCCTTGCAACACCACTGAGCCTGCCACCACCTTCGTCCCTGTTGTCAAGACCGCCTCTGTCCCCTGCAACGGTactgccactgccactggCCCTGCTGCTCCTCCCGTCTACACCCACCCTTCCAACCCCCCTGCTCAGAGCAACCCCGTTCCTCCCGTCTACCCCTCCCAGCCTGCTGCTCCCCCTGCTGCTGGCACCCCCACCCCCGTTCCCGTCTCCGGTGCTGCCCGCTTCGGCGCTCCCGTCGCCGTTGTCGCCGGTCTCGTCATGGCCGCTTTCGCTCTGTAA